Below is a window of Mucilaginibacter ginkgonis DNA.
GCGGGTAGTGCTCGCGGTAACGTTCGCATCTACCTGCGGCACGTAGTTCCACTTTACCTGCCTGAACAATAATTCAGACGCTTCGATATTTTTCAAAGCAACCTGCATATCATAATTCTTAGCGATAGCTGTATCTATCAGCCTTTGCAAATCGGATTGGGTAAAAAAGTCCCTCCACCTGATGTCAGCAATGCTGCTGTCAGCGGTTGTTTTAGGCTCCGCTTCTCTGAATGCTGTGGGCGACTGGTAAGCCGGGTTTTTTATGTCTTTAGAGACCGAGCAAGCGCCCAGCAGCAATACTGCCAGGGCAAGCCCGCTTAAATATTTTATCATGATGATATTATTAAATTGATGATGCAATTAGTCGTTTGGCACTTCCTGTAAATCTTCTAATAAGATGCCGATAGGTTTGCCGGGCTTACGTTCTTCGCCATCCATCAGCACAGCAACCGGGATACCGGTCAGGCGTTCCTGCAATCCCTGGAAGATGACGAACAGTACCGGGATTATAAATAGGCCCAGCAATACGCCCGACACCATACCGCCTGCAGCGCCAATACTGATGGAGTGGTTACCCTGCGCAGAAGGCCCGGTGGCGATACTCATTGGGAACAGACCGAATACGAATGCCATAGAGGTCATGATGATAGGGCGCAGTCTTAATCTCGATGCCTCGATTGCTGCATTGATAAGGCTCAAGCCTGCCTTACGGCGCTGGACGGCAAATTCAACTATCAGGATGGCGTTCTTGGCAAGCAAACCAATGAGCATAATCAGCGCAACCTGCACATAGATGTTATTTTCTATACCTGTTAAGCCTAATACTACAAACACACCGAGTATACCTGTAGGGATAGACGCGATAACCGCCAATGGAAGGATGTAACTTTCATACTGTGCGGATAGCAAGAAGTAAACGAATACCAGACATAACAGGAACACGATGGTAGACTGCCCGCCTGATGATATTTCTTCGCGGGTTTGGCCCGAGAATTCATACGCGAAGCCGGATGGCAATTGTTCTTTAGCGGTTTCCTGGATGGCTTTAATGGCATCGCCCGAGCTGTATCCTGGCTTAGGGATGGCATTGATCTCGATAGAATTGAAAAGGTTATAACGTGAAGCCGTTTCTGAGCCGTATACACGGGTAAGTTTCACCAATGTGTTGATTGGTACCATTTCTCCTGTGCGGTTTTTCACATATACTCTGTCAATAGATTCCGGGTCGGTACGGTCGGCAATATCTGCCTGAACAACCACCCGGTAATATTTGCCAAAGCGGTTAAAGTCTGACGCTTGCGCGCTACCAAAGTAAGCCTGCATAGTTTGTAAAACATCTTTCACGCTCACGCCAAGCTGGTTGGCCTTTTCGTCATTCACCTCTAATTGCAATTGAGGATAGTCTGCCTTGAAAGATGTAAAGGCGTAGGCTATAGCCGGTTTCTGCATTAGCTTGCCAATGAAATCATTCGCCACGCCGCTAAACTTGTCCAGTTTGCCGCCGGTCTTATCCTGCAGCACCACATCCAATGCCTCTACGTTACTGAAGCCCGGTACTGTTGGAAAGCTGAACACGAAAAAGCTGCCTCCGGTAATGGCGCCCAACTCTCCGCGGATAACGTTCTGTAACTCGTTAATATCTTTAACCTTGCCGCGGTCTTCATTTGGCTTCAGCAGCACAAAGATCACCGCTGCCGAGGGACTGTTTGAGGATGTCAGCAAGTTGAACCCCGATATGGCTGTCACAAATCGCGCGGCAGGTAAAGCCCGCAGTTTGGCCTCGGCATCATTTAACACTTTGGTTGTACCGTTTAACGAAGTGCCCGAAGGGGTGGATACGGATATCGCCACAAACCCCTGATCTTCTGTAGGGATGAAGCCTGATTTAGTAGTGCTTACCAGGTAAACCGTGGCAAGTACAACTAACGCCAAACCGCCCATGCTTAGCCATTTATTTTTGATCAGGAACTTAATACCGCCAACGTATCTTTCGGTCACAGCGCTAAAGCTTTTGTTGAAGCCTGCATAAAATTTCTCTTTGAAACCTTTGGGAATTTCGCCGCTATCTTTATGGTTGCTTTTTAAGAACAGTGCAGCTAAAGCCGGGCTCAGGGTCAACGCGTTAACCGCTGATATAACAATAGCTATAGCCATAGTGAATGCGAACTGGCGATAAAATATCCCTGTCGAGCCGCTCATAAAACCTACGGGAAGGAACACTGCAGCCATTACCAGGGTAATGGAAATAATGGCGCCCGTAATCTCGTGCATAGCCTTTGTAGTGGCAGCCTTTGGTGCAAGATGCTCGTGCTCCATTTTTGCGTGTACCGCCTCAACCACAACAATGGCATCATCCACAACAATACCGATAGCTAGTACCAGCGCGAACAGTGTTAACAGGTTGATGGAAAACCCGAACAACTGCATAAAGAAGAAGGTTCCCAAAATGGCAACCGGGACCGCAATAGCAGGTATCAACGTCGACCTGAAGTCTTGCAGGAAGATAAATACCACGATAAACACCAATATGAAGGCTTCTATCAGCGTGTGTTCTACCTGGCTGATCGATTCATCCAAAGCAGTTTTGGTACGATAGAACTGGTTCCACTTAATACCGGCAGGGAATTCTTTGGCTGCCTTTTCCATCACCTTGTCAACCGCTAATTGTATTTCATTGGCGTTTGAACCGGCAAGCTGAATTAAACCGATGGCGACACCATCTTTACCATTCAAATGGCTCACACTGGTGTAAGAGTATGCACCAAGCTCCACCCTGGCTACATCCTTTAAATGCAATACAGAACCATCGGCATTAGCGCGAATGGCGATGTTTTCGTATTCTTCGGGCTTGTTAAGCTTACCCTTGTATTTTATCACATATTCAAACACTTCTTTGCTGCGCTCGCCCAGTTTACCGGGAGCCGCTTCCAGGTTTTTATCCTGTATGGCAGCCATCACTTCGGCAGGGGTAATTTTGTAGGCAGCCATCTGGCCGGGGTTAAGCCATATCCGCATGGAATAATCCTTTACCCCACCGAATATCATCGCAGAGCCAATGCCGGGTATACGTTTGATCTCGGGGATGATATTGATCTGCGCGTAGTTGGCAACAAAGGTTTGGTCGTACTTTTTAGGGTCTTCGGTGTACATACCCACCGCTCCTATCAGACTGTTTTGCTGTTTGGTGGTAGTGATCCCTTGCTGTACAACTTCGGCAGGTAACTGACTGGTGGCCTGGGCAACCCTGTTCTGCACGTTAACCGCCGCCTGATCGGGATTAGTCCCCTGCTTAAAGTACACGGTGATAGCCAAAGTACCATCGTTACTGGCGGTCGAGCTCATGTAGCTCATGTTCTCCACCCCGTTGATAGACTCTTCTAAGGATGGCGCTACCGAACGCAGAACGGTTTCGGCGTTTGCACCGGGGTACACTGCAGATACCAACACTGCCGGCGGGGCAATGTCGGGGAATTGCTGTAAGGGCAATTTGGTTAAACCAAGCACGCCTACGATCACCAGCAATATGGAGATCACTGTAGACAATACCGGCCTTTCTATAAATTTCTGAAACATGACGTTTGTGTTTAAGTAGATTAATTTTTTGCAACCACGGCTTTTACTTCGGGTGCTTTTTGCGGCTGGATCTTAGTGCCCTCCTGCAAGTGGTCGATGCCGCTTAATACGATTTGGTCACCTGCTTTAAGACCGCTATTTACCAGGTAGTTGGTTCCGCTTTTTCCCTCGATCCCGATAGGTGTCTTCTTTACCTTATTGCTATCGGCAACTGTAAATACAAATACCTTGTCTTGCATCTCAATGGTAGCTTGCTCAGGTACAACCAAAGCATCTTTGTGAATAAGGCTAAGGCGGACCTTGCCTGTATTACCCGAGCGCAATAATCCTTGCGGATTAACGAAACTTGCCCTTAGTGTAATGGCCCCGGTAGTTTTATCGAACTGGCCGTCTATCATATCTACCTTGCCTTGTTTAGCGTAAGGCGTATTATCGGCCAGTAACAGCGACACGTTTGGCAGGTGTTGCAACTTATCTTTTAAAGTCTCGCCGGGATATTGCTCTTTAAAGCTGACGAAGTCTTTTTCGCTAAGTGAAAAGTACACATGCACGTTATGCACGTCCGAAAGCTGGGTAAGTGCCGCTACGTCTGCCGGGGTAACCAGGCTCCCTTGTTTCTTTTCTAAACGGCCAATGTAACCGCTTACAGGCGCCTTAATTATTGTATATCCCAGATTTATACGCGCGGTGGAAACGTTCGCCTTTGCCTGTTCTACATTTGCCTTGGCAACGTTATAAGCAGACCGGGCTGTCTTTAGCTGAAAATCTGACACCACTTTGTTTTGCACCAGCGGCGTTAGCTTATCTATTTCTAACTGAGCGTTTGCCAGGGCACCTTCAGCAGCATGCTGACTGGCTAAAGCACTATTTAATGCGGCCCGGAAAGGTTGCTCATTGATCTTGAATAATGGCTGGGCCGCGTTAACGAAAGTTCCCTCGTCTACAAAGACCCTGTCTAAAGCGCCGCTAACCTGCGGGCGCACTTCTACGTTTATCGCGCCCTCAATTGAAGCGGGATAATCCTGGTAGGTTGTGTCGGTGCTGCTTTGTACGGTTTGCACCGGCAGAGATGGCGGCGGTGGCGCAGCCGCATTTTGTTGTTTGGGCGAACAGCTGAATAATGCCATCGCTATAATAATTGCTAATAGAGTTTTCATGATGATTAAAATTGACTTAGAGTTGTTTGATGTTAGCGCCGCGCGGATGCTGCGCGTATAAGAAGTATCGTCTTCATGTGAGTATTCGTATTTATCGGCGTTAAGATATTTAACATCGTTAAATGAAAGGCATGGATTTGAGCTGTCTGGTGTTTTCATAGGGCAGAGATAAATTAAGGTCGGCATTATTTAACAGTGTTAAATAAAATAACACTGTATATTAAATTAAAAATTTTTTTAAGGGGTGATAGAAGTGATGATACCACCGATAGCGTCGCGCAGCACCTGGCGATTGATCTCATCTGATGATCCACGACTAAGTATATTGATTGATATAAGGCCATGTATAACAGACCAAAACGTGTAATATTTTGTACAGATAACCGGCGATTCCATATCGTCTATCTTCATCAGCTCACCGATTGAACCGGTAATGATATCCCATGGCAGGTCTGCTTCGGGCAAGCCGTTAACCTGCTCGCAAGAGCAGTTAGTAGTCACTCCGAACATGGCCTGGTACAGCTCTTTATTGGCAAACGCGAAATTCCAGTAGGCGGTCCACATAGCTTCTAACTGGTGTGCCGGCGACCGATGCTTTGCCTTTGCTTCTTCCAGATCGCGGCCCAGCATCAGGTAGCCCTTACGTGTAAGCTCCAATATGATCGCTTCTTTGTTGGCAAAGTATTCGTAAATGATGGGGGCAGTATATTCTATCACGTCGGCTATTTTGCGCATGCTTAGTGCCGCCCAGCCCTCTTTTTTTACAATGCACATGGCAGCATCAAGGATGTTTATCCTTGTTTCTTCTTTCAATCTAAGTATCCTGTCCTTGCTTGCCATAACACGCTTTAAATTATTTAACAGTGTTAAGCAAATATACAGCCGTTAATTTTAAAATAGTATAAAATGAATGTCATTTAATCTCGTCACAAACGTTGCCAATAATTGAAATTAAAATAGGGTGTTTTCACGGTAGCGGCTATTCATTACTGTTCATAAATTGCCCGAAAGCAATTTTAGCTTACACATTTTAGCTGTTACGATATGTCTGTTGAGAAGATTTTGAATGCCGATTGGTCGGGCATTGACAAGAAAAAACCAATTGGCGATAAAGGCACCATTACCTGCGAAGAGGTTTATGAGATAGATCACCTCATTGAAGTTTTTAAAGAATTTTACCCGGGTTATAACGAAAAGGAGATCATTTATGCCATTGCCGCTTCCTGGCGCGGCATGAATGGCAAACAACCCCGCAGCCGTTTTGTGGCTGCTGTCGCCTCGCGTCTATGCGGATATTACCAATTGGTAAATTAGCCCGCCCAGCCCTCGCGGTCTAGGCTGCGGAAGTGGATAGCTTTTGCAAGGTAATGGTATCTTTAGTATCATTAAGTAACGCTTATGTATGAAGAAAAGCGTTAATTTTCCTGAGTGAAAACTTATACAAGTTTTGTGCTGGGGCTGGCGTCCGTAGGAACCCTCTCTTATATCGTTGCAGATCTGTCCCACGAGGCATTAGGACACGGAATAATGTGCCTGTTATTAGGTAATAAAGTATCGCTAATAAGTTCGGTGTATTTTAGAAGCGTACCACACAGCTTTATTACGGATACAGGTGGCCCTTTAGGCAATTTGATAATAGGCGCGGGCTCTGCATGGTATCTTAAAAACACCAGCGCTAAACATTTTTGGAGATCGCTGTTGCTATATTTCTTCGCGTCATTTAACCTTTATTGGTTTTCCTGGATGTTGCTTTATGGAGGCTTAAGTGGTGTTGGCGATTTTATACTGGCATTTGCCAAAAATATTCAACTGATATGGAGAACGTTACTGATATTTTTTGGTATAACGTTTTACATCATCAGTTTTAAAAAGTTAGCGACTTTATTTCGTATGTCTATAATACCGCTAGCGGCCAACTTTTCTACCCCGTTGCTACGCCAAACTTTTTTTATTCCTTGGTTAGCAGCTGGTGTGGCGTCCCTTGTAGCGGCCGGTTTTTATAAAAGCGTAAATGCTGGGACGTTTTATGAAGCGATAAATTTCCCGATGTTTCTGCCGGTATTATTGATTCCACGTTATTTAAATTTAAGAACAAAAATTTCAGAAAGTGAGCTAACGACTAGCATTGAGCTACCGTTGATTGCCTTAGCAACTTTTATAGCATTTTGTGCTGTAATGGGACGTGGCATCACTTTTTGAATTTAATAGTCAAAGACGTAACCAAGTAAGCACACAAGCAGTTAGCCAGCCCAGCCCTCGCGGTCTAGGCTGCGGAAGTGGATTGCTTCGGCCAGGTGTTCGAGTTTTATTTCCTCACTTGCGGCAAGATCTGCTATGGTACGTGCAACTTTAAGTATGCGGTCGTAAGCACGTGCGGAAAGGCCCAGCTTTTCCATTGCGCGCTTCAATAAGTTCTGCCCCGCCTCATTTATCTTACAAAGCTCGCGCACCATTTGCGGGCTCATTTGCGCATTGGCATGCAGATCGGGTTTATTGCCGAAGCGCTCTATCTGGATGTCGCGCGCTTTAATTACGCGTTCGCGGATGTCTTCGCTCTTCTCGGCCAACCGTTCGGAAGAAAGTTCATTAAAATTCACCGGTGTAACCTCGACATGTAAGTCGATACGGTCAAGCAGCGGTCCTGATATCTTGCTCAGGTACTTTTGTACAACTCCCGGCGGACAAACGCATTCCTTCTCGGGGTGGTTGTAATAACCGCATGGGCATGGGTTCATACTGGCCACCAGCATAAAGCTGCTGGGATAATCTACCGTAAACTTCGCCCGGCTGATGGTAACCCGGCGCTCTTCTAACGGCTGTCGCATCACTTCCAGCACACTGCGCTTAAACTCGGGCAACTCGTCTAAAAATAATACACCGTTATGCGCCAGGGATATTTCGCCGGGTTGCGGGTTGCCGCCCCCACCGACTAAAGCAACATCAGATATGGTATGATGCGGCGACCTGAACGGCCTTACCGTTACAAGCGCATCGGCAGCGGCCAGTTTACCGGCCACAGAATGGATCTTGGTGGTCTCTAACGACTCATGCAAACTCAACGGCGGTAAAATAGAAGGCAGGCGTCGCGCCAGCATGGTTTTACCTGCTCCCGGCGGCCCGATCAGGATCACATTATGGCCACCCGCGGCAGCGATCTCTAAAGCACGCTTAATATTCTCCTGACCCTTTACTTCGCTAAAGTCGCTGTCGTAATTGCTAAGGCTGTTATAGAATTCTTCGCGGGTGTTTACAATTTCCTGCTCCAGCAAAGCATCACCATTAAAAAACGAAGCGACCTGTTTTATGCTGTCCACACCATAAACTTCAATGCCACTAACTATCGCAGCTTCCCTTGCATTTTGTTTGGGCAGGATAAATCCTTTAAAACCTTCTTTACGTGCCTGGATAGCAATAGGTAGCGCACCCTTTATGG
It encodes the following:
- a CDS encoding TetR/AcrR family transcriptional regulator codes for the protein MASKDRILRLKEETRINILDAAMCIVKKEGWAALSMRKIADVIEYTAPIIYEYFANKEAIILELTRKGYLMLGRDLEEAKAKHRSPAHQLEAMWTAYWNFAFANKELYQAMFGVTTNCSCEQVNGLPEADLPWDIITGSIGELMKIDDMESPVICTKYYTFWSVIHGLISINILSRGSSDEINRQVLRDAIGGIITSITP
- a CDS encoding efflux RND transporter periplasmic adaptor subunit; protein product: MKTPDSSNPCLSFNDVKYLNADKYEYSHEDDTSYTRSIRAALTSNNSKSILIIMKTLLAIIIAMALFSCSPKQQNAAAPPPPSLPVQTVQSSTDTTYQDYPASIEGAINVEVRPQVSGALDRVFVDEGTFVNAAQPLFKINEQPFRAALNSALASQHAAEGALANAQLEIDKLTPLVQNKVVSDFQLKTARSAYNVAKANVEQAKANVSTARINLGYTIIKAPVSGYIGRLEKKQGSLVTPADVAALTQLSDVHNVHVYFSLSEKDFVSFKEQYPGETLKDKLQHLPNVSLLLADNTPYAKQGKVDMIDGQFDKTTGAITLRASFVNPQGLLRSGNTGKVRLSLIHKDALVVPEQATIEMQDKVFVFTVADSNKVKKTPIGIEGKSGTNYLVNSGLKAGDQIVLSGIDHLQEGTKIQPQKAPEVKAVVAKN
- a CDS encoding YifB family Mg chelatase-like AAA ATPase is translated as MLVKTFGSAVYGIEATTITVEVNILAGTKYFIVGLPDVAIKESYFRIESALKNCDYRMPRQQVVVNMAPADIRKEGSAYDLTIATAVLAASGQMEAENLVKYIIMGELSLDGTLQPIKGALPIAIQARKEGFKGFILPKQNAREAAIVSGIEVYGVDSIKQVASFFNGDALLEQEIVNTREEFYNSLSNYDSDFSEVKGQENIKRALEIAAAGGHNVILIGPPGAGKTMLARRLPSILPPLSLHESLETTKIHSVAGKLAAADALVTVRPFRSPHHTISDVALVGGGGNPQPGEISLAHNGVLFLDELPEFKRSVLEVMRQPLEERRVTISRAKFTVDYPSSFMLVASMNPCPCGYYNHPEKECVCPPGVVQKYLSKISGPLLDRIDLHVEVTPVNFNELSSERLAEKSEDIRERVIKARDIQIERFGNKPDLHANAQMSPQMVRELCKINEAGQNLLKRAMEKLGLSARAYDRILKVARTIADLAASEEIKLEHLAEAIHFRSLDREGWAG
- a CDS encoding efflux RND transporter permease subunit — encoded protein: MFQKFIERPVLSTVISILLVIVGVLGLTKLPLQQFPDIAPPAVLVSAVYPGANAETVLRSVAPSLEESINGVENMSYMSSTASNDGTLAITVYFKQGTNPDQAAVNVQNRVAQATSQLPAEVVQQGITTTKQQNSLIGAVGMYTEDPKKYDQTFVANYAQINIIPEIKRIPGIGSAMIFGGVKDYSMRIWLNPGQMAAYKITPAEVMAAIQDKNLEAAPGKLGERSKEVFEYVIKYKGKLNKPEEYENIAIRANADGSVLHLKDVARVELGAYSYTSVSHLNGKDGVAIGLIQLAGSNANEIQLAVDKVMEKAAKEFPAGIKWNQFYRTKTALDESISQVEHTLIEAFILVFIVVFIFLQDFRSTLIPAIAVPVAILGTFFFMQLFGFSINLLTLFALVLAIGIVVDDAIVVVEAVHAKMEHEHLAPKAATTKAMHEITGAIISITLVMAAVFLPVGFMSGSTGIFYRQFAFTMAIAIVISAVNALTLSPALAALFLKSNHKDSGEIPKGFKEKFYAGFNKSFSAVTERYVGGIKFLIKNKWLSMGGLALVVLATVYLVSTTKSGFIPTEDQGFVAISVSTPSGTSLNGTTKVLNDAEAKLRALPAARFVTAISGFNLLTSSNSPSAAVIFVLLKPNEDRGKVKDINELQNVIRGELGAITGGSFFVFSFPTVPGFSNVEALDVVLQDKTGGKLDKFSGVANDFIGKLMQKPAIAYAFTSFKADYPQLQLEVNDEKANQLGVSVKDVLQTMQAYFGSAQASDFNRFGKYYRVVVQADIADRTDPESIDRVYVKNRTGEMVPINTLVKLTRVYGSETASRYNLFNSIEINAIPKPGYSSGDAIKAIQETAKEQLPSGFAYEFSGQTREEISSGGQSTIVFLLCLVFVYFLLSAQYESYILPLAVIASIPTGILGVFVVLGLTGIENNIYVQVALIMLIGLLAKNAILIVEFAVQRRKAGLSLINAAIEASRLRLRPIIMTSMAFVFGLFPMSIATGPSAQGNHSISIGAAGGMVSGVLLGLFIIPVLFVIFQGLQERLTGIPVAVLMDGEERKPGKPIGILLEDLQEVPND